From Synchiropus splendidus isolate RoL2022-P1 chromosome 10, RoL_Sspl_1.0, whole genome shotgun sequence, the proteins below share one genomic window:
- the f5 gene encoding coagulation factor V: MRLRSWPGAQLLLPLLLLQAILHVTADDKPTERHYYIAAVEIDWNYPGHVDDRFTYKKVVFREYEKGFRQAKAHPPWLGLLGPTLRAELGETIVVTFRNMASRPHSIHPHGIAYGKQSEGAHYFDNTSLKEKEDDLVQPNSEHVYYWEVTPEVAPQINDSTCLTYTYISHRNVVEEYNSGLIGTLLLCKNGSLDATGQQKGVDQELVFLFGVFDEKVSETVPKGYPLDNHVKHTINGYTKGALPGITLCAHSFVSIHLLGMSSEPELFSVHLSGHVLQHMGNKVSSVGLISGSTATASVVPAYTGRWLLSSYINKHMEVGMHAFVDVKKCDGFPAPRRSLSIAQKRDSSEWTYFIAAEEVLWNYAPNPPKHIDSSFEAQFLTMSATRIGQVYKKVVYTLYKNESFTERLESKQRRSELGILGPVIRAQVRDVIKIVFKNKASRPYSIYPHGLTIEKSDEGVNYPAGGNHTHGVEPGETHTYFWRVIEEDRPLEGDSRCLTRMYHSAVDAPRDIASGLIGPILICKSRSLNKKNVQLRADKEQHAMFAVFDENKSWYFDENIRMFADPSRVNKGDPEFYKSNVMHTINGYVYESGPLLGFCYGEVVTWHVSSIGAQDYIQTATFYGHPFEVNGRTEDFLSLYPMTGETIAMNMENIGVWLVSSLNSHESTKGMRVKFQDVECFRENQYEYEDGDEPQFEVWAPPTSEEVAMEVNKAVSTSLDTTEDDTYTDMYADLLGIRSHKNKSRDSDVEKLDLSMLDYDFIDVLVEDPDNTTLNTDDLIPSPRNDSSNGTRLDGSQKHGKRNARMTKEENTSLTLAVQQLTQVTIEQQTTSPIQEPTNLTLPTQGPTNLTLPTQGPTNLINLTLPTQGPTNLTLPTQGPTNLTLPTQGPTNLTLPTQETTNLTLPTQGPTNLTLPTQGLPEQDPTNPTQVLINQTLSSPKPDSKHSMEQTDEKHTRGDVFTYEEPSGAEDLINNVVPYIQDAKGDSYTVNETKFKLTPSVNRLQSNYSSMEESNSLEDVAYFTEELLTQNVSNSSDELAQSFSEEDGFTESSEEVIIYLKENQTEVIKTTSVNVKDHNWPYTGTHEMVPMMIPEDLIKYIGNKTSGAPMKKRKMKKINLRQWPLKGLGMKTKRKKEYKPQVKNGQPFSPRGFNPIMTPRGSRPISTQPMLDNEELLNLPLVIAVPRPDFSDYEIYIPGEEPDHLDVDLHNVNGDEYEYVSYKDPYSSQEEIKDFSLDETTKYLLQGSGPNDKTYYISAEEVEWDYAGYGQRRQDKSDSLNSRETVFNKVIFRGYLDSNFRSPDIRGEMDEHLGILGPVIKAEVDQTIKVVFRNNANRPFSIHPNGVSYTKRTEGLSYEDGSKYWYQYDNEVKPNTTFTYVWTANSKVGPSSNESDCRTWAYYSGVNPEKDIHSGLIGPLLVCRKGTLDKQVTDMRDFTLLFMTFDESQSWYYDMNRERIRRKSRRKMRDFHGENLKFHSINGIIHSLKGLRMYTNQLVRWHLINMGSPKDFQSVHFHGQTFIHKKTTSYRQAVYPLLPGSFATLEMYPSKPGLWQLESEIGFNQQKGMQTLFLVLDNECYRPLGLELGSVNDDQITAINTRGYWEPQLARLNNHGKYNAWSTEHNNSWIQVDFQRPVVISQVATQGAKWMFKSQYVVKYFISYSNDKRKWIYYKGDSHHLRKVFMGNQEAYETKTNTFFPPLIGRFVRLHPFEWYSKATVRMEFYGCELDGCSVPLGMESRRIEDHRITASSTASSWNWESWKPSLARLNKKGTVNAWQARYNDQNQWLQVELPEIKKITGIITQGAKSLMKEMYVVSYTLQYSNDGLHWSHYTDEDENLPKIFRGNTDNNEHAKNYIYPPIFSRFIRINPKSWMGSITMRIELLGCDFE; this comes from the exons ATGAGGCTCCGCTCCTGGCCTGGAGCTCAGCTTCTCCTTCCCCTCCTGCTTCTTCAAGCCATCCTGCATGTCACCGCGGACGACAAACCCACGGAGAGACACTACTACATAGCAGCCGTTGAGATTGACTGGAACTACCCAGGCCATGTGGACGACAG GTTCACTTACAAGAAGGTGGTCTTTCGGGAGTATGAGAAAGGCTTCCGACAGGCCAAGGCACATCCCCCCTGGTTAG GTCTGCTTGGCCCCACGCTGCGCGCAGAGCTGGGGGAGACCATCGTCGTCACTTTCAGAAACATGGCGAGCAGACCGCACAGCATCCACCCACACGGCATCGCTTACGGGAAGCAGTCTGAAG GAGCTCACTACTTTGACAACACGtcgctgaaagagaaagaagacgaCTTGGTGCAGCCCAACAGCGAACACGTCTACTACTGGGAGGTGACTCCGGAAGTTGCTCCACAGATCAACGACTCGACCTGCCTCACCTACACGTACATCTCACACCGAAACGTGGTGGAGGAGTACAACTCCGGTCTCATCGGCACTTTGCTCCTTTGCAAGAATG GCAGTCTGGATGCGACAGGACAACAGAAGGGCGTGGACCAAGAGTTAGTGTTTCTCTTTGGGGTTTTTGATGAGAAAGTGAGTGAGACGGTGCCGAAAGGATACCCTCTGGACAACCACGTCAAACACACCATTAACGGATACACAAAGGGAGCCTTGCCCG GTATCACTTTATGTGCCCACTCCTTTGTCAGCATCCATCTTCTGGGAATGAGCTCAGAACCTGAGTTGTTCTCAGTCCACCTCAGTGGACATGTCCTGCAGCATATGGGCAATAAAGTGTCCTCGGTGGGCCTCATCAGCGGCTCCACCGCCACAGCCTCGGTGGTGCCGGCGTACACCGGCCGCTGGCTTTTATCCTCGTACATCAACAAGCACATGGAAG TTGGCATGCATGCATTTGTGGATGTGAAGAAATGTGATGGATTCCCGGCGCCGCGGCGAAGCCTGTCCATCGCCCAAAAACGAGACAGCTCAGAGTGGACCTACTTCATAGCTGCCGAGGAAGTTTTGTGGAACTACGCGCCAAATCCACCCAAACACATCGACTC GAGCTTTGAGGCCCAGTTTCTCACCATGTCGGCCACTCGGATCGGACAGGTGTACAAGAAGGTGGTGTACACGCTGTATAAAAACGAGTCGTTCACAGAGCGTCTGGAGAGCAAGCAAAGACGGAGCGAGCTTGGTATTCTGGGACCGGTGATCCGAGCCCAAGTTCGAGACGTCATAAAG ATCGTCTTCAAGAACAAGGCCTCCAGACCATACAGCATCTACCCGCATGGCCTGACCATAGAAAAGTCAGACGAAGGAGTAAACTACCCTGCTGGAG GGAACCACACTCATGGTGTAGAGCCGGGAGAGACGCATACCTATTTTTGGAGGGTCATTGAGGAAGATAGACCGCTGGAAGGAGACTCTCGATGTCTGACCCGCATGTATCACAGTGCTGTTGACGCACCACGGGACATCGCCTCGGGACTGATAGGACCGATCCTCATCTGTAAGAGTCGCTCTCTCAACAAAAAGAATGTACAG TTGAGAGCAGACAAGGAGCAACACGCCATGTTTGCTGTCTTTGATGAGAACAAGAGCTGGTACTTTGATGAGAACATTCGAATGTTTGCTGATCCATCAAGAGTGAACAAAGGGGATCCAGAGTTCTACAAGTCGAACGTCATGCACA CAATAAACGGTTACGTGTATGAAAGCGGCCCCTTGCTTGGGTTCTGTTACGGCGAGGTTGTCACATGGCACGTGTCCAGCATCGGAGCCCAGGACTACATTCAGACGGCGACATTCTACGGTCACCCGTTTGAAGTAAACGGACGGACAGAAGACTTCCTCAGCCTCTATCCTATGACTGGAGAGACCATCGCTATGAACATGGAAAATATTG GAGTGTGGCTGGTATCGTCATTGAATTCCCACGAATCCACAAAAGGAATGCGAGTGAAATTCCAAGATGTCGAGTGCTTCCGGGAAAACCAGTACGAGTATGAAGATGGCGATGAGCCGCAGTTCGAAGTGTGGGCACCTCCAACATCAGAGGAGGTCGCAATGGAGGTGAACAAAGCTGTTTCGACAAGCCTTGACACGACAGAGGACGACACTTATACAGACATGTACGCAGATCTGTTAGGTATCAGGTCCCATAAGAACAAATCTCGTGACTCCGATGTGGAGAAGTTAGATCTGTCAATGCTGGACTACGATTTTATTGATGTGCTTGTTGAAGATCCCGATAACACTACCCTGAACACAGATGACTTAATTCCATCACCAAGAAACGATTCATCTAATGGGACCAGACTAGATGGATCACAGAAGCACGGGAAAAGAAATGCCAGGATGACAAAAGAAGAGAACACAAGTCTCACTCTCGCAGTACAACAGCTGACACAAGTCACCATCGAACAACAAACAACCAGTCCCATCCAAGAGCCAACCAATCTGACCCTCCCAACTCAAGGGCCAACCAATTTGACCCTCCCAACTCAAGGGCCAACCAATTTGATCAATCTGACCCTCCCAACTCAAGGGCCAACCAATCTGACCCTCCCAACTCAAGGGCCAACCAATCTGACCCTCCCAACTCAAGGGCCAACCAATCTGACCCTCCCAACTCAAGAGACAACCAATCTGACCCTCCCAACTCAAGGGCCAACCAATCTGACCCTCCCAACTCAAGGACTACCAGAACAAGATCCAACCAATCCCACCCAAGTGCTCATAAATCAGACCCTCTCAAGCCCAAAGCCAGACTCAAAACATAGTATGGAGCAGactgatgaaaaacacacaagagGGGATGTTTTCACGTATGAAGAACCATCAGGCGCAGAAGACCTTATCAATAATGTAGTGCCTTATATCCAAGATGCCAAAGGGGACAGTTACACGGTCAATGAAACAAAGTTCAAGCTCACACCCTCAGtgaacagacttcagtcaaatTACTCTTCGATGGAAGAATCAAATAGTTTAGAAGATGTCGCCTATTTTACTGAGGAACTGTTGACCCAAAATGTCTCCAATTCCAGCGATGAGTTGGCCCAGAGCTTCTCAGAAGAAGATGGTTTCACAGAAAGTTCAGAAGAAGTGATTATATATCTGAAAGAAAACCAAACGGAAGTTATAAAAACAACTTCTGTCAACGTCAAGGATCACAACTGGCCTTACACAGGAACCCACGAAATGGTACCCATGATGATTCCTGAGGACTTGATCAAGTACATTGGAAATAAAACCTCGGGGGCGCCGATGAAAAAACGAAAAATGAAGAAGATCAACCTGAGACAGTGGCCACTAAAGGGTCttggcatgaaaacaaaaaggaaaaaggaatACAAGCCTCAGGTCAAGAATGGCCAACCATTCTCACCTCGAGGATTCAATCCCATTATGACGCCACGTGGTTCAAGACCCATTTCAACACAACCGATGTTGGACAATGAGGAGCTTTTAAACCTGCCTTTGGTCATTGCTGTGCCACGGCCTGATTTCAGCGACTACGAAATCTACATTCCAGGAGAGGAACCAGATCACCTGGACGTGGATTTGCACAATGTCAATGGTGATGAATATGAGTATGTGAGTTACAAAGATCCCTACAGCAGTCAAGAAGAGATCAAGGATTTCTCCTTGGATGAGACCACCAAATACCTCCTACAAGGTTCAGGTCCAAATGACAAGACTTACTACATCTCTGCAGAAGAGGTGGAGTGGGATTACGCCGGCTATGGTCAACG GAGACAAGACAAGTCAGATTCTCTAAACAGCAGAGAAACCGTGTTCAACAAGGTGATCTTCCGTGGATATTTGGACAGCAACTTTAGATCTCCGGATATCAGAGGGGAGATGGACGAGCACCTTGGAATTCTGGGACCAGTCATCAAAGCTGAAGTGGATCAGACTATTAAG GTGGTCTTCAGGAACAATGCCAACCGCCCATTCTCTATTCATCCTAATGGAGTTTCTTACACCAAGAGGACTGAGGGCCTCTCCTACGAGGATGGCTCAAAATACTGGTACCAGTATGACAATGAGGTCAAACCAAATACTACCTTCACCTATGTGTGGACGGCCAATTCAAAGGTTGGGCCATCTTCCAATGAGTCTGACTGTCGGACCTGGGCGTACTACTCCGGTGTCAATCCT GAAAAGGACATCCACTCTGGTTTGATCGGACCATTGCTGGTGTGTCGGAAAGGCACTTTGGACAAGCAGGTCACTGACATGAGAGACTTCACGCTGCTGTTCATGACTTTCGACGAGTCACAGAGCTGGTACTACGACATGAACCGTGAACGGATACGGAGGAAGAGTCGAAGGAAAATGCGAGACTTTCACGGAGAGAACCTTAAGTTTCACT cTATTAATGGAATTATCCATAGCTTGAAGGGCTTGAGGATGTATACCAACCAACTGGTCCGCTGGCATTTGATCAACATGGGTTCTCCAAAGGACTTTCAGAGTGTCCACTTCCACGGGCAGACCTTCATCCACAAGAAGACAACCAGCTACAGACAGGCTGTTTACCCGCTGCTGCCTG GTAGCTTTGCCACGCTAGAGATGTACCCATCAAAGCCAGGCCTGTGGCAACTGGAATCTGAAATCGGGTTCAACCAGCAGAAGGGGATGCAGACACTCTTTCTGGTTCTGGATAATG AGTGCTACCGACCACTTGGTCTGGAGTTGGGCAGCGTGAATGATGATCAGATCACCGCCATAAACActagag GCTACTGGGAGCCCCAACTCGCCAGATTAAACAATCACGGTAAATACAACGCCTGGAGCACAGAGCACAACAACAGCTGGATCCAG GTGGACTTCCAGAGACCAGTAGTCATCAGCCAAGTTGCAACTCAGGGTGCCAAGTGGATGTTCAAGTCTCAGTACGTAGTCAAATACTTCATCTCCTACAGCAACGACAAACGGAAGTGGATCTACTACAAGGGTGATAGCCACCACCTCAGAAAG GTCTTTATGGGGAACCAGGAAGCCTATGAAACGAAGACAAACACATTCTTTCCTCCACTGATCGGCCGTTTCGTCAGACTCCACCCTTTTGAGTGGTACAGCAAGGCGACAGTGAGGATGGAGTTTTACGGGTGCGAGCTTGACG GCTGCTCTGTGCCTCTGGGAATGGAAAGCAGACGGATAGAAGATCATCGCATCACTGCCAGCTCCACAGCCAGCAGTTGGAACTGGGAATCGTGGAAACCCTCCCTGGCACGTCTCAATAAGAAGGGAACGGTCAATGCGTGGCAAGCAAGG TATAATGACCAGAACCAGTGGCTTCAGGTGGAGCTACCGGAAATTAAGAAGATCACAGGCATCATTACACAGGGAGCAAAGTCTTTGATGAAAGAGATGTACGTGGTCTCCTACACTTTGCAGTACAGCAATGATGGTCTACACTGGAGCCATTACACCGACGAGGACGAAAACCTACCCAAG ATTTTCAGGGGAAACACGGACAACAATGAGCATGCAAAGAACTACATTTACCCGCCCATTTTCTCACGCTTCATTCGCATCAACCCAAAGAGCTGGATGGGTTCCATCACCATGAGGATTGAGCTGCTAGGATGTGACTTTGAGTGA
- the rgcc gene encoding regulator of cell cycle RGCC, with product MKSPKLTSQEKLINVDDLSDVLCEFDAVIEDFTSPVEKRHFRYDEHLKTMKRRSSASVSDSGISDSESAESLNRNSFSFSDERLNSPTIFSPAASPPPLMSPKPKLGDTKELEDFIADLDKTLEDM from the exons ATGAAGTCTCCAAAACTCACATCTCAAG AGAAGCTCATCAACGTGGACGATCTGAGCGATGTGCTGTGCGAGTTCGACGCGGTGATCGAGGACTTCACGTCCCCGGTGGAGAAGCGACACTTCAGGTACGACGAGCACCTGAAGAccatgaagaggaggagcagcgccAGCGTCAGTGACAGCGGCATCAGCGACTCCGAGA GTGCTGAATCGCTGAACAGGAATAGCTTCAGCTTCAGCGACGAGCGCCTCAACTCTCCCACCATCTTCTCCCCCGCCGCCTCCCCCCCGCCTCTGATGTCACCCAAAC CCAAGCTGGGCGACACCAAAGAGTTGGAGGACTTCATCGCCGATCTCGACAAGACATTAGAGG ataTGTGA